Proteins from a single region of Paraburkholderia sp. PGU19:
- a CDS encoding DUF4142 domain-containing protein, producing MIRLPIASIFCASTTSLLLFASAVNAQTTQPAQAAPADSVRLHAADQTFVNDGTQAVATQRDAARIATSRSTDREVKAFAEKAAADNLTIANALRAASPRGVDVPHNNPDMATLDSIKNLRGAEFDKAYIEQIALSGQQKTLSAFQAEIASGRDGQLKAAAQKALPTIQAQYAAAQELAKRKHLTTQ from the coding sequence ATGATCCGTTTGCCCATCGCTTCCATCTTCTGTGCATCCACGACCAGTCTGTTGCTGTTCGCATCGGCGGTGAACGCGCAAACCACGCAACCGGCACAGGCCGCGCCCGCGGATTCCGTGCGGCTGCACGCAGCCGACCAGACCTTCGTCAACGACGGCACGCAAGCCGTCGCCACGCAGCGCGATGCCGCGCGCATCGCGACGTCGCGTTCGACGGACCGCGAGGTGAAGGCATTCGCCGAAAAGGCCGCCGCCGACAACCTCACGATCGCCAATGCGCTGCGCGCAGCGAGCCCGCGCGGTGTCGACGTGCCGCACAACAACCCGGATATGGCGACGCTCGACAGCATCAAGAATCTGCGCGGCGCGGAATTCGACAAGGCGTATATCGAGCAGATCGCATTGAGCGGCCAGCAGAAGACGCTGTCGGCATTCCAGGCGGAGATCGCATCGGGACGTGACGGGCAGTTGAAGGCAGCCGCGCAGAAGGCGCTGCCCACCATCCAGGCGCAGTACGCAGCCGCGCAGGAACTCGCGAAGCGCAAGCATCTCACGACGCAGTAA
- a CDS encoding sulfite exporter TauE/SafE family protein, translating into MGYLLVLAVGLAAGTLSGVIGTGSSMMLMPVLVMLFGPQQAVPIMAIAAIMGNFGKVLAWWREIDWRACGAYCSTAVPGAALGVRTLLALPPHAVEIALGLFFVAMVPVRRWLARRSVRFSPWHLAAIGAPVGFLTGIVVSTGPITVPVFMGYGLVKGAFLATEAAGSLAVYAAKVATFNHFGALPLHVVLDGLITGSALMAGAFCARRIVVRMSPGTFRLVVDGLMLSSGLSLLWAAGR; encoded by the coding sequence ATGGGTTATCTGTTGGTTCTCGCCGTCGGCCTGGCGGCGGGTACGCTGAGCGGCGTGATCGGCACGGGCTCGTCGATGATGCTGATGCCCGTGCTCGTGATGCTGTTCGGTCCGCAGCAGGCGGTGCCCATCATGGCGATCGCGGCGATCATGGGCAATTTCGGCAAGGTGCTCGCGTGGTGGCGCGAGATCGACTGGCGCGCCTGCGGCGCCTATTGCTCGACGGCCGTGCCGGGCGCGGCGCTCGGCGTGCGCACGCTGCTCGCGCTGCCGCCGCATGCCGTCGAGATCGCGCTCGGTCTCTTCTTCGTCGCGATGGTGCCGGTGCGCCGCTGGCTTGCGCGGCGCTCGGTGCGCTTCTCGCCGTGGCACCTGGCGGCGATCGGCGCGCCCGTCGGGTTTCTGACGGGCATCGTGGTGTCGACGGGGCCGATCACGGTGCCCGTGTTCATGGGCTACGGCCTCGTGAAAGGCGCGTTCCTCGCGACGGAAGCGGCCGGCTCGCTCGCCGTCTATGCCGCGAAGGTCGCGACCTTCAACCACTTCGGCGCGCTGCCGCTGCACGTCGTGCTGGATGGCCTGATCACGGGTTCCGCGCTGATGGCGGGCGCGTTCTGCGCGCGGCGCATCGTCGTGCGCATGAGTCCCGGCACGTTCAGGCTGGTCGTGGACGGGCTGATGCTGTCGTCCGGTCTGTCGCTGCTGTGGGCGGCGGGACGGTGA
- a CDS encoding MgtC/SapB family protein, translated as MSADFIWRLLAAFACGVAIGLERQMRQRTAGLRTITLVASGACLFVTLGMLTGNGVAGVTQIAAYVVSGVGFLGGGVIMRDKGSIQGINTAATLWCSAAVGVLCGAGHYGPALAGTVVVLVTNTVLREVSRAINATPVSSADLVREYVLTVVCREHDEIHIRTVLSNSMYSQPLSFQSLTSEDVEGEPSRIQVTATLRMHPKDQAKLELMASRISMEKSVSSVSWSAKEVEPTPE; from the coding sequence ATGTCAGCGGATTTCATCTGGAGGCTGCTCGCCGCGTTCGCGTGCGGCGTCGCAATTGGTCTCGAACGTCAGATGCGGCAGCGCACGGCGGGGCTGCGCACGATCACGCTCGTCGCGAGCGGCGCTTGCCTGTTCGTCACGCTCGGCATGCTGACGGGCAATGGCGTCGCGGGCGTCACGCAGATCGCCGCGTATGTGGTGTCGGGCGTGGGCTTTCTGGGCGGCGGCGTGATCATGCGCGACAAGGGCTCGATCCAGGGCATCAATACGGCCGCGACGCTCTGGTGTTCGGCGGCCGTCGGCGTGCTGTGCGGCGCGGGACATTACGGACCGGCGCTCGCCGGTACGGTCGTCGTGCTCGTGACCAACACGGTGCTGCGCGAAGTGAGCCGCGCGATCAACGCGACGCCGGTGTCGAGCGCGGACCTCGTGCGCGAATATGTGTTGACCGTCGTGTGCCGCGAGCACGACGAAATCCACATTCGCACGGTGTTGTCGAACTCGATGTATTCACAACCGCTGTCGTTTCAGAGTCTGACGAGCGAGGACGTCGAAGGCGAACCGTCGCGTATCCAGGTGACGGCGACGTTGCGCATGCACCCGAAGGATCAGGCCAAGCTCGAATTGATGGCAAGCCGGATCAGCATGGAGAAGAGCGTGTCGAGCGTCAGCTGGTCCGCGAAGGAAGTGGAGCCGACGCCTGAATAA
- a CDS encoding DUF484 family protein, which produces MSTTHTPPSVRLRALVDTVQRNERTLRRFQDVELQLIRAQDFLSLCRVLLDYLPREFGLERVTLWLNDTLPLLHELALRHASSANRRSNENNGVAASSLKTSREMGEAAARLCSQGRPWLGTPAAMDDAARNACFGSDPRPASIALLPLATNGQPSGFLFLASDNESRFAPGMATDMLERFAVIVAASLDNIAHREQLERLGATDALTGLPNRRYFDERLREETTRASRYRLPLGCLFIDIDGFKQINDAYGHTVGDRALAMVGACLRKQTRLGDTIARYGGEEFAVLLQGDLKDSLVVAERMRAAVAQLELRDSDNANDGANDGTRIPLTVSIGVSAHAMQQGADLDGLGRTLVDEADRAMYKAKSDGRNRVATLVVQAPLR; this is translated from the coding sequence ATGAGCACAACACACACGCCCCCGTCCGTCCGCCTTCGCGCACTCGTCGATACGGTGCAACGCAACGAACGCACGTTGCGTCGCTTCCAGGATGTCGAGCTTCAGCTGATTCGTGCGCAGGATTTCCTGTCGCTGTGTCGTGTCCTGCTCGACTATCTGCCGCGCGAATTCGGACTGGAGCGCGTGACGCTGTGGCTCAACGACACGCTGCCGCTGCTGCACGAACTGGCGTTGCGGCACGCGAGCAGCGCGAACAGGCGAAGCAACGAGAACAACGGCGTGGCCGCCTCGTCGCTGAAGACCTCGCGCGAGATGGGCGAGGCCGCCGCGCGGCTGTGTTCTCAGGGCCGTCCGTGGCTCGGCACGCCGGCGGCGATGGACGACGCGGCGCGCAATGCCTGCTTCGGCAGCGACCCGCGGCCTGCCAGCATCGCGCTGTTGCCGCTCGCGACGAACGGACAGCCGAGCGGTTTTCTCTTTCTCGCGAGCGACAACGAAAGTCGCTTCGCGCCCGGCATGGCGACCGACATGCTGGAGCGTTTTGCCGTGATCGTCGCGGCAAGCCTCGATAACATCGCGCATCGCGAGCAGCTTGAACGCCTGGGCGCAACCGATGCGCTCACGGGTCTGCCCAACCGCCGCTATTTCGACGAACGCCTGCGCGAAGAAACGACGCGCGCGTCGCGCTACCGGCTGCCGCTTGGCTGCCTGTTCATCGATATCGACGGCTTCAAGCAGATCAACGATGCGTACGGTCACACCGTCGGCGACCGCGCGCTGGCGATGGTCGGCGCCTGCCTGCGCAAGCAGACGCGCCTCGGCGACACGATTGCGCGCTACGGCGGCGAAGAATTTGCCGTGCTGCTGCAAGGCGACCTGAAGGATTCGCTGGTGGTGGCGGAGCGCATGCGCGCAGCCGTCGCGCAACTCGAGCTGCGTGACAGCGACAATGCGAACGACGGCGCGAACGATGGCACGCGCATCCCATTGACGGTGTCGATCGGCGTATCCGCGCATGCCATGCAGCAAGGCGCCGATCTCGACGGCCTCGGACGTACGCTCGTCGACGAAGCGGACCGCGCGATGTACAAGGCGAAGAGCGACGGACGCAATCGGGTTGCGACGCTCGTCGTGCAAGCGCCGCTGCGCTAG
- a CDS encoding DUF2964 family protein → MPIEPWNSPKRRARRKMIWSKAHVVLAAIGTLSAVAGIAVAIKGGLEFNRTKVFVGAGIIVVSTILYVSMLFVDD, encoded by the coding sequence ATGCCTATTGAACCCTGGAATTCCCCGAAGCGCCGCGCACGCCGCAAAATGATCTGGAGTAAGGCCCACGTCGTGCTGGCTGCGATCGGCACGTTGTCGGCCGTTGCCGGCATTGCCGTCGCGATCAAGGGCGGCCTCGAATTCAACCGCACGAAAGTATTCGTCGGCGCGGGGATCATCGTCGTGTCGACGATCCTCTACGTGTCGATGCTGTTCGTCGACGACTAG
- a CDS encoding IclR family transcriptional regulator — MTAFAPSTKTGDKRDMRPNQPPEHRDIARFDDEPFETDRQFVTALARGLELLRCFGLKERHLGLTELARRTGLPKGTVARLAGTLAKLGYLRYDEPLGKYSLGTGVLSLGYAMLSNLDIRDLARPLMQELAEYAGCSVAIGVRDRLSMMYVEWVRSSAPITVMRSIGTRLPIATTSMGRAYLAAATDAERNAVLDQVRAQDEAAWTRIESGIGEAIKDYATRGFCLSYGDWDADIASVGVPFMAPDGTQMAFNCGGPAFVLSRDKLENDIGPRLVALVKRVEAAIGRR, encoded by the coding sequence ATGACAGCATTCGCTCCAAGCACCAAGACGGGAGACAAGCGCGACATGCGTCCGAACCAGCCGCCCGAGCACCGCGACATCGCGCGTTTCGACGATGAACCGTTCGAAACCGATCGCCAGTTCGTCACGGCGCTCGCGCGCGGCCTCGAATTGCTGCGCTGTTTCGGCCTGAAGGAACGGCATCTCGGCCTGACCGAGCTGGCGCGCCGAACGGGCTTGCCGAAAGGCACCGTCGCGCGGCTCGCCGGCACGCTCGCGAAGCTCGGCTATTTGCGCTACGACGAACCGCTCGGCAAGTACAGCCTCGGCACGGGCGTGCTCTCGCTCGGCTACGCGATGTTGTCGAACCTCGACATTCGCGACCTCGCGCGGCCGCTGATGCAGGAGCTTGCCGAATACGCGGGATGCTCGGTGGCGATCGGCGTGCGCGACCGTCTGTCGATGATGTACGTCGAATGGGTGCGCAGCAGCGCCCCGATCACCGTGATGCGCAGCATCGGCACGCGTCTGCCGATTGCGACGACATCGATGGGCCGCGCGTATCTCGCCGCCGCCACCGATGCCGAACGCAACGCGGTGCTCGACCAGGTGCGCGCGCAGGACGAAGCCGCCTGGACGCGCATCGAAAGCGGTATCGGCGAAGCGATAAAGGATTACGCCACACGCGGCTTCTGCCTGTCGTATGGCGACTGGGATGCGGACATCGCAAGCGTCGGCGTGCCGTTCATGGCGCCCGACGGCACGCAGATGGCCTTCAATTGCGGCGGCCCCGCCTTCGTGCTGAGCCGCGACAAACTGGAGAACGACATCGGCCCGCGCCTCGTGGCCCTTGTCAAACGAGTGGAGGCCGCCATCGGGCGGCGATGA
- a CDS encoding DUF4148 domain-containing protein, translating to MLSESNRMFVAGGLLIGALVLATLGLRFGNRESAAKDTDGRVDSALSSAARPVTPDAPVDDPRNAGIARVLQAVHDSLQRGDLASARVLLDAVLTMRSDEPQALLLQKELAAREAQAREMRSATLNEPGAAQPLARAHASAKTTHARSATSRHATDTSDPDQPTIDVTPPVDIRSDSVKDDATASDHAADTAALPSHAQPEPVIASAVQTAATVAEPVEQPPAPAAPPTVQTHDPVAPPPAAAPSDAPKTRAQVRDELSRARTNGTMSRFGNPDPYGPGGSPRDNTQPSIRTW from the coding sequence ATGTTGAGTGAATCCAACAGAATGTTCGTCGCGGGCGGCCTGCTGATCGGCGCGCTGGTGCTTGCGACGCTGGGGCTTCGGTTCGGCAATCGCGAGTCGGCGGCGAAGGATACGGACGGCCGCGTCGATAGCGCCCTGTCGTCCGCCGCGCGCCCCGTGACGCCCGACGCGCCTGTCGACGATCCGCGCAACGCGGGTATCGCGCGCGTATTGCAGGCGGTGCACGACAGCCTGCAACGCGGCGACCTCGCGTCCGCGCGCGTGCTGCTCGACGCGGTGCTGACGATGCGCAGCGACGAACCGCAAGCGCTGCTGCTGCAAAAGGAACTGGCCGCGCGCGAAGCGCAGGCGCGCGAAATGCGGTCGGCCACGTTGAATGAGCCAGGCGCTGCGCAGCCGCTTGCACGCGCGCATGCTTCGGCGAAGACCACGCATGCGCGATCGGCAACGTCACGTCATGCGACGGACACTTCGGACCCTGACCAACCCACAATCGACGTAACGCCGCCCGTCGATATCCGCTCCGACAGCGTGAAGGACGATGCAACCGCAAGCGATCACGCGGCCGACACGGCTGCGCTTCCATCGCATGCGCAGCCTGAACCGGTGATCGCATCCGCGGTGCAAACTGCCGCGACGGTCGCCGAACCCGTTGAGCAGCCGCCTGCACCCGCTGCGCCACCGACGGTGCAAACGCACGACCCAGTTGCCCCGCCGCCCGCCGCCGCACCCAGCGACGCACCGAAGACACGCGCCCAGGTGCGTGACGAACTCAGCCGCGCGCGCACGAACGGAACGATGTCGCGCTTCGGCAATCCCGATCCCTATGGTCCAGGCGGTTCGCCGAGGGACAACACGCAGCCTTCGATCCGGACCTGGTAG
- the wrbA gene encoding NAD(P)H:quinone oxidoreductase — translation MAKVLVLYYSSYGHVEKMAEAIAEGARAAGAQVDIKRVPETVPEEIAKKSNFKLDQQAPVATVADLEQYDAFVVGTGTRYGRMSSQMAAFLDQTGGLWMRGALNGKVGAAFASTGTQHGGQETTLFSIITNLMHLGMIIVGLPYSHQGMMNMTEIVGGAPYGATTIAAADGSRQPSAIDLEGARHQGELVAKTAAKLFG, via the coding sequence ATGGCCAAGGTTCTCGTTCTCTATTACTCGTCGTATGGGCATGTCGAAAAGATGGCGGAAGCCATCGCGGAAGGCGCGCGTGCCGCGGGCGCACAGGTCGATATCAAGCGCGTGCCGGAGACCGTGCCCGAAGAGATCGCGAAGAAGTCGAACTTCAAGCTCGACCAGCAGGCGCCTGTTGCGACGGTCGCCGACCTCGAGCAATACGATGCATTCGTGGTTGGCACGGGCACACGCTATGGGCGCATGTCGTCGCAGATGGCCGCGTTTCTCGATCAGACGGGCGGACTCTGGATGCGCGGCGCGCTGAACGGCAAGGTCGGCGCGGCGTTCGCATCGACGGGAACGCAGCATGGCGGCCAGGAGACCACACTGTTCTCGATCATCACGAATCTGATGCATCTGGGGATGATCATCGTGGGCTTGCCGTATAGCCATCAGGGGATGATGAACATGACGGAGATCGTCGGCGGCGCGCCTTATGGCGCCACGACGATCGCAGCCGCAGACGGCTCGCGTCAGCCGAGCGCAATCGATCTGGAAGGCGCGCGGCATCAGGGCGAACTGGTCGCGAAGACGGCGGCGAAGCTGTTTGGCTGA
- a CDS encoding helix-turn-helix domain-containing protein: MPSRNEALPTVMRRLAAGKMLMEGASVSDIAAQLHISENTVRKYRALVNEGGLESLRQMSVGGRSSVLDADAMQWIAAALSGPAGIHGFPSDAWTSNRLRELIRARFGVSYSRVYTWQIATNLGLGHRLTKSRK; encoded by the coding sequence ATGCCTTCACGAAACGAAGCATTGCCGACTGTCATGCGCAGGCTCGCGGCGGGCAAGATGCTGATGGAAGGCGCGTCCGTCAGCGACATCGCCGCGCAGCTGCATATCTCCGAGAACACCGTGCGCAAATATCGCGCGCTGGTGAACGAGGGCGGGCTGGAGTCGTTACGGCAGATGAGCGTGGGTGGACGTTCGTCGGTGCTCGACGCAGACGCGATGCAGTGGATCGCGGCTGCGCTGAGCGGGCCTGCGGGCATTCACGGCTTTCCGTCCGATGCATGGACGAGCAACCGTCTGCGCGAGTTGATACGCGCCCGGTTCGGCGTCAGCTACTCGCGTGTCTACACATGGCAGATCGCCACTAACCTCGGCCTCGGGCACCGGCTCACCAAATCCCGCAAGTGA
- a CDS encoding YqaE/Pmp3 family membrane protein: MRLLLALLLPWFQFFTIGRPFAGIICLVLQLTIIGWLPAAIWSVYALSQYNTDRKIDEALGRRS, from the coding sequence ATGCGTCTGTTGCTTGCTCTGCTTTTGCCATGGTTCCAGTTCTTCACGATTGGCCGGCCGTTCGCCGGGATCATCTGCCTGGTGCTGCAACTCACGATCATCGGCTGGCTGCCGGCCGCCATCTGGTCCGTGTATGCGCTCAGCCAGTACAACACCGACCGCAAGATCGACGAAGCGCTCGGCCGGCGCTCCTAA
- a CDS encoding lytic transglycosylase domain-containing protein, with amino-acid sequence MRPLRCALGALALSLASLTCGAARADDCFEQAAVYQGVNPLILRAVAWHESKGDPAAVNRNANGSIDVGQLQINSVHFSDLKRLGIPHRALTDACVNIYVAAWLMKQKMVKYGNTWRAIGAYHSESPKERDAYARSIQKILVAWGELLPASR; translated from the coding sequence CTGCGCCCGCTCAGATGCGCGCTCGGCGCGCTCGCGCTTTCGCTTGCCTCGTTGACGTGCGGCGCCGCCCGCGCCGACGACTGCTTCGAGCAGGCTGCCGTCTATCAGGGCGTCAATCCGCTGATCCTGCGCGCCGTCGCGTGGCATGAATCGAAAGGCGACCCCGCTGCCGTCAACCGCAACGCAAATGGTTCGATCGACGTCGGCCAGTTGCAGATCAACTCCGTGCACTTCAGCGATCTGAAGCGCCTCGGCATTCCGCATCGCGCGCTCACGGATGCTTGCGTGAACATCTATGTCGCCGCGTGGCTGATGAAGCAGAAGATGGTGAAGTACGGCAACACGTGGCGCGCGATCGGCGCCTACCACTCGGAGTCGCCGAAAGAGCGCGACGCTTACGCGCGCAGCATCCAGAAAATTCTCGTCGCCTGGGGCGAGCTGCTGCCTGCGTCGCGCTGA
- a CDS encoding YbaK/EbsC family protein, protein MLSHEPLQKLDIISPDSIGAHLPAHVAASIEGRDIVVFAVTDDASDTADFSARYGFPMEDCANTIVVKYKKDGGEHLAAIVTLGSLRLDVNGAVKAVLGAKRISFAQREIATQQSAMEFGGITAFGLPANWRVLVDAGVMERRQVVMGAGVRKAKLLLAPSVLEQLDNVEVAQLTLPPDAPAAA, encoded by the coding sequence ATGCTTTCGCACGAACCGCTTCAGAAGCTCGACATCATCTCGCCTGACAGCATCGGCGCGCATCTTCCCGCGCACGTCGCCGCGTCCATCGAAGGCCGCGACATCGTCGTGTTCGCCGTCACCGACGACGCATCGGACACCGCCGACTTCAGCGCGCGATACGGCTTTCCGATGGAAGACTGCGCGAACACGATCGTCGTCAAGTACAAGAAGGATGGCGGCGAGCATCTGGCCGCGATCGTGACGCTCGGCTCGCTGCGGCTCGACGTCAATGGCGCAGTGAAAGCCGTGCTGGGCGCAAAGCGCATTTCGTTCGCGCAGCGCGAGATCGCGACGCAACAGAGCGCGATGGAGTTCGGCGGCATCACGGCGTTCGGCCTGCCCGCGAACTGGCGCGTGCTCGTCGATGCCGGCGTGATGGAACGCCGGCAGGTGGTGATGGGCGCGGGCGTTCGCAAGGCGAAGCTGTTGCTCGCGCCGTCCGTGCTCGAACAGCTCGACAACGTCGAAGTCGCGCAACTGACGTTGCCGCCGGACGCACCCGCAGCGGCCTGA
- a CDS encoding YbjQ family protein, whose protein sequence is MIERNMVSTAFDLPGYTVDASLGIARGIIVRSRSVVGAIGAGLQTIFGGNISLYTSLCERARQDAYERMVAEAATLGANAVIGMRYDATEIGAGVTEVLCYGTAVHVRRNV, encoded by the coding sequence ATGATCGAACGAAACATGGTCTCCACGGCCTTCGATTTGCCAGGCTATACCGTCGACGCGTCACTTGGCATCGCGCGCGGCATCATCGTGCGTTCGCGCTCGGTGGTGGGCGCGATCGGCGCGGGACTGCAGACCATCTTCGGCGGCAATATCTCGCTGTACACGTCGCTGTGCGAGCGCGCCCGGCAGGATGCCTACGAGCGCATGGTGGCGGAAGCGGCGACGCTCGGCGCGAATGCCGTCATCGGCATGCGTTACGATGCAACGGAGATCGGCGCGGGCGTGACGGAAGTGCTGTGCTATGGGACAGCCGTACACGTGCGCCGCAACGTGTAA
- a CDS encoding DUF3331 domain-containing protein, whose product MSRIGTATGTTPEPRPRAHANRRANGEPELRRKETLYTDLRSEPAGGGMAPVTPALHDPWTATISRLGKSPAQDSKLASSDKCDKGACAARPARRNATAERAQAAASQHSDAVITFVERFGAKSISITWRDSTAGRYTEQLWVRRIARSRGVCALTGASIVRGDAVYGPFSRPSSRPRNMSQMILADQLDDLE is encoded by the coding sequence CCAGGCCTCGCGCCCACGCAAACCGGCGCGCGAACGGTGAGCCGGAACTGCGTCGCAAGGAAACGCTGTACACCGACCTCCGGTCCGAGCCCGCTGGCGGCGGCATGGCGCCTGTCACGCCCGCCCTGCACGACCCATGGACCGCGACGATCTCGCGGCTCGGCAAGTCGCCCGCCCAGGACAGCAAGCTCGCATCTTCCGACAAATGCGACAAGGGCGCTTGCGCCGCGCGTCCGGCGCGCCGCAACGCCACCGCCGAACGCGCGCAAGCGGCGGCGAGCCAGCATAGCGACGCGGTGATCACATTCGTTGAACGCTTCGGCGCGAAGTCGATTTCGATCACGTGGCGCGATTCGACGGCCGGACGCTATACCGAGCAGTTGTGGGTGCGCCGCATTGCCCGCTCGCGTGGCGTGTGCGCGCTGACGGGTGCCAGCATCGTGCGCGGCGATGCCGTTTATGGACCGTTCAGCCGTCCGTCGAGCCGCCCGCGCAACATGTCGCAGATGATCCTCGCGGATCAGCTCGACGACCTCGAATGA
- a CDS encoding LysR family transcriptional regulator: protein MATQADVARTAPVTLHSASSATIDGTTSTGAMDRFGSLNIFVRAAETRSFTEAGRQLGISASAVGKAISRLEMRLGARLFHRSTRSITLTPEGALFLTRCQRIFEEIEAAESELALAHAAPRGKLRVSMPMVTKLLMPVIGEFMKAYPEIMLDIDFSDRVVDVIEEGFDVVMRTGDVNDSQLITRTMGTYVHLIVASPAYLAKHPPLMTPEALVHHACLQHRFPTTGKLRRWPLERNGESIDIDLPTTAIATAVEPLIAMAEQDLGLACVPDFTVRAQVENGTLVPVLREYSGALSVFRALWPSGGQLTPKMRAFVDFMSVHLFPVEASARHHSRSD from the coding sequence ATGGCTACACAAGCCGATGTGGCGCGCACGGCGCCCGTCACGCTGCACTCCGCGTCGTCGGCGACGATCGACGGCACGACGAGCACGGGCGCAATGGACCGCTTCGGCTCGCTCAACATCTTCGTGCGCGCCGCCGAAACCCGCAGTTTCACCGAGGCGGGCCGCCAGCTCGGCATCTCGGCCTCCGCAGTCGGCAAGGCCATTTCACGGCTGGAAATGCGGCTCGGCGCGCGGCTCTTTCATCGCAGCACACGCAGCATCACGCTCACGCCCGAAGGCGCGCTGTTTCTCACGCGCTGCCAACGCATCTTTGAGGAGATCGAGGCCGCGGAGAGCGAACTCGCGCTCGCTCACGCAGCGCCGCGCGGCAAACTGCGCGTGAGCATGCCGATGGTCACGAAGCTGCTGATGCCCGTGATCGGCGAGTTCATGAAGGCGTATCCCGAGATCATGCTGGATATCGACTTCAGCGACCGCGTCGTCGATGTGATCGAAGAAGGCTTCGACGTCGTGATGCGCACGGGCGACGTCAACGACTCGCAACTGATCACGCGGACCATGGGCACGTATGTGCATCTGATCGTCGCGTCGCCGGCGTACCTCGCGAAACATCCGCCGCTCATGACACCCGAGGCGCTCGTCCATCATGCGTGTCTTCAGCATCGTTTTCCGACGACGGGGAAACTGCGCCGCTGGCCGCTCGAACGCAATGGTGAGTCGATCGATATCGACTTGCCCACGACCGCCATCGCCACGGCCGTCGAGCCGCTGATCGCGATGGCCGAGCAGGATCTCGGCCTGGCCTGCGTGCCGGATTTCACGGTGCGCGCGCAGGTGGAAAACGGCACGCTCGTCCCCGTGCTGCGCGAATACTCCGGCGCGCTCAGCGTGTTTCGCGCGCTGTGGCCTTCGGGCGGGCAATTGACGCCGAAAATGCGGGCCTTCGTGGACTTCATGAGCGTGCATCTTTTTCCCGTGGAAGCCAGCGCGCGACACCACTCGCGCAGCGACTGA